In the genome of Clostridia bacterium, one region contains:
- the copZ gene encoding copper chaperone CopZ produces the protein MSKEISTLIVEGMSCSHCENSVKKAVSALNGVDNVAVDLKSKKVTIEYDTERVSLDTIKNTIEDQGYDVEK, from the coding sequence ATGTCAAAAGAGATTTCAACTTTGATTGTTGAAGGTATGTCATGCAGTCATTGTGAGAATAGTGTCAAAAAGGCAGTTAGCGCTTTAAACGGTGTAGATAATGTAGCCGTTGACTTGAAAAGTAAAAAGGTAACGATCGAATACGATACAGAAAGAGTAAGCCTGGATACTATCAAAAACACTATTGAAGACCAGGGCTATGACGTAGAAAAGTAA
- a CDS encoding sulfite exporter TauE/SafE family protein gives MEQNLVRKILQIEGMTCTSCEIRIENTLQKLDGIIESNAIFSSSNVYIAYDQNLVNLNQIIEAIEKLDYKVKNKPFENAVNTERDKNQNSNKMPINQLLGIGIIIFALYVIIKNTIGFNFIPQVNQSMGYGILFVVGLLTSLHCIAMCGGINLSQCVSYKYDNNASGRLSKLKPSFMYNSGRVISYTMIGGIVGALGSAISFSGAAKGIVAILSGLFMVIMGINMMNIFPWMRKINPRMPKIFGQKIYSNDSKHGPFYIGLLNGLMPCGPLQAMQIYALGTGSFIAGATSMFLFSLGTVPLMFGFGAISSFLSSKFTHKMMKVSAVLVLILGIVMVDRGLNLSGINLKAYASSSGTGNTSQIQDNIQVVTTKLESGRYSPIIVQKGIPVKWTIKAEKSDLNGCNNPLTIPKYGISKRLEAGDNIIEFTPDEEGNINYTCWMGMISSNIKVVSDITKISEDDLSQNPDESQSGAAATGGCCAAGSKATKFYGGNIPTDDIQIAKIENNQQEVIIKVNDEGFSPAVVILKKGVQAKIKFNPERLNSCNNAVIFPEYKGQLDLQGGQTETPLLTPEEDFTFKCWMGMLNGYVKVVDDLDNIDIEAIKSEIETYNPPQGSSGSGGCCG, from the coding sequence ATGGAACAGAATCTGGTAAGAAAGATTCTACAGATAGAGGGAATGACCTGTACAAGTTGTGAAATAAGGATAGAGAATACACTGCAAAAGCTTGATGGCATTATAGAATCTAATGCTATTTTCAGCAGTTCAAATGTATATATAGCATATGATCAAAATCTGGTCAATCTTAATCAAATAATTGAGGCTATAGAAAAACTCGACTATAAGGTAAAAAACAAACCTTTTGAAAATGCAGTTAATACAGAAAGAGATAAAAATCAGAATAGTAATAAAATGCCTATAAATCAATTATTGGGTATAGGAATAATAATTTTTGCACTCTATGTAATCATTAAAAACACAATTGGCTTTAACTTTATACCGCAGGTAAATCAGTCAATGGGATATGGAATACTATTCGTAGTGGGACTGCTGACATCCTTGCACTGTATAGCCATGTGCGGCGGTATCAATCTGTCTCAGTGTGTATCTTACAAATATGATAATAATGCATCGGGAAGGCTTTCAAAACTTAAGCCGAGTTTTATGTATAATTCAGGCAGGGTGATATCTTATACAATGATAGGTGGGATAGTGGGCGCTCTTGGCTCTGCAATAAGCTTTTCAGGAGCCGCAAAAGGTATAGTCGCTATTTTATCCGGTTTATTCATGGTTATAATGGGTATAAATATGATGAATATCTTTCCTTGGATGAGGAAAATAAATCCTAGGATGCCAAAAATATTCGGACAAAAGATCTATAGTAATGACTCAAAACACGGCCCGTTTTATATTGGCTTACTAAATGGACTTATGCCTTGTGGTCCTTTGCAAGCTATGCAGATATATGCTTTAGGAACCGGAAGCTTTATTGCGGGTGCAACATCAATGTTCCTGTTCAGTCTTGGTACAGTACCCTTGATGTTTGGGTTTGGAGCTATAAGTTCTTTCTTAAGCAGCAAATTTACTCATAAAATGATGAAAGTAAGCGCTGTATTAGTATTGATACTGGGTATAGTAATGGTTGACAGGGGGTTGAATCTGTCTGGTATAAATCTTAAAGCCTATGCTTCTTCAAGTGGTACGGGGAATACTTCACAGATTCAGGATAATATACAGGTAGTTACTACAAAGCTTGAGTCAGGCAGGTATAGCCCTATAATTGTTCAAAAAGGGATACCTGTAAAATGGACGATTAAAGCAGAAAAAAGTGATCTGAACGGATGCAATAATCCTCTAACTATTCCAAAGTATGGAATTAGCAAGAGATTGGAGGCCGGTGATAATATTATTGAATTTACACCTGATGAAGAGGGTAATATAAATTATACATGCTGGATGGGTATGATCAGCAGTAATATTAAAGTAGTATCGGACATAACAAAAATATCAGAAGATGATCTCAGCCAAAACCCGGATGAAAGTCAGTCAGGAGCGGCGGCGACAGGCGGTTGTTGTGCAGCAGGGTCAAAAGCGACAAAGTTTTATGGCGGCAATATACCTACAGATGATATTCAAATAGCAAAGATAGAAAACAACCAGCAGGAGGTTATTATCAAAGTTAATGATGAAGGTTTTTCTCCTGCAGTAGTTATTCTTAAAAAAGGTGTACAGGCAAAAATTAAGTTTAATCCTGAAAGGCTCAACTCTTGCAATAACGCTGTAATTTTCCCTGAGTACAAGGGTCAGTTGGATTTGCAGGGTGGACAAACTGAAACACCTCTTTTGACACCTGAAGAGGATTTCACCTTCAAATGCTGGATGGGGATGCTAAACGGTTATGTAAAAGTAGTTGATGATTTAGATAATATTGATATAGAGGCGATAAAAAGCGAAATAGAGACCTATAATCCACCACAGGGAAGTAGCGGTAGCGGAGGATGTTGCGGTTGA
- a CDS encoding heavy metal translocating P-type ATPase, with product MVERKEIIKISGMSCAACAARIEKGLNKLGGVKNATVNFAIEKATIEFDDAQVNTEMLEETVRKLGYETIKENDISHASVILSISGMTCAACAARIEKKLSKLDGVSRAAVNLAAEKASVEYDSKKIKIADIIKAIESLGYKAERAEEISQDKEKEQREKEIKRLRSELIVSAVLSAPLIMAMLLTLLNIDIAFLHNEYFQLIVATPVQFIIGARFYRNAYHALKAKSANMDVLIAMGTSAAYFFSIYNAFFQPMKEGMMMKELYFEAAAVIITLILLGKYLEAVAKGKTSEAIKKLMGLQAKTARVIRNGTEADIPIEDVEVGDVIIVRPGEKIPVDGKIIDGNSSIDESMLTGESLPVEKKTGDMVIGATINKFGAFTFEATKIGKDTALSQIIKMVEDAQGSKAPIQKIADQVSGIFVPVVVGISLITFLIWYLGAGNLTSGIVSAVAVLVIACPCALGLATPTAIMVGTGKGAENGILIKGGEHLETAYKLNVVVLDKTGTITKGQPEVTDVLTLRQMDGTEALKLAAITEKKSEHPLGVAIYEKGRRDFGNLKDPEQFEAIPGRGVKSVIEGKVIYIGTRKLMKEKNIDLGDVETTIANLEDEGKTAMLMAVNNILEAVIAVADTLKENSKEAIDELLKMGIDVYMITGDNKRTASAIAKQVGISNVLAEVLPENKAEEVEKLKKQGKVVAMVGDGINDAPALATSDIGMAIGTGTDVAIEAADITLMRGDLRTIPAAIRLSRKTMNKIKQNLFWAFFYNIIGIPFAAFGLLNPMIAGGAMAFSSVSVVSNSLSLKSFNPIPKAEDIDLEAWKNAEWKYKNPKKDNK from the coding sequence ATAGTGGAACGTAAAGAAATTATAAAAATTTCTGGAATGTCTTGTGCAGCATGTGCTGCAAGGATTGAAAAGGGTCTAAATAAGCTCGGCGGCGTAAAGAATGCAACCGTTAATTTTGCCATAGAGAAGGCAACTATAGAATTTGATGATGCCCAGGTGAATACTGAGATGCTAGAGGAGACTGTAAGAAAACTGGGATATGAAACTATAAAGGAAAATGATATCTCCCACGCATCAGTTATACTGAGTATCTCAGGAATGACTTGCGCAGCCTGTGCTGCAAGGATAGAAAAGAAACTCTCAAAACTTGACGGAGTATCAAGGGCAGCAGTAAATCTTGCAGCAGAAAAGGCTTCAGTGGAATATGACAGTAAGAAAATTAAGATTGCTGACATCATAAAAGCTATCGAATCTTTAGGCTATAAAGCTGAACGTGCAGAGGAAATCAGTCAGGACAAGGAGAAAGAACAAAGGGAGAAAGAGATAAAAAGACTGCGTTCTGAGCTTATAGTATCAGCTGTCTTAAGTGCTCCTCTGATAATGGCAATGCTTCTTACGCTTTTGAATATCGATATTGCTTTTTTACACAATGAATACTTTCAGCTTATTGTAGCGACACCAGTCCAATTCATAATAGGTGCAAGATTTTACAGGAATGCTTACCATGCACTAAAAGCAAAAAGTGCTAATATGGATGTATTAATTGCTATGGGAACATCTGCTGCTTATTTCTTCAGCATATATAATGCATTTTTCCAGCCGATGAAGGAAGGAATGATGATGAAGGAGTTGTACTTTGAGGCAGCTGCAGTAATAATCACACTGATACTCTTAGGCAAATATCTGGAAGCTGTGGCAAAAGGCAAAACATCCGAAGCTATTAAAAAACTAATGGGACTACAAGCGAAGACTGCAAGAGTGATAAGAAACGGAACAGAGGCAGATATACCCATAGAGGATGTTGAAGTAGGGGATGTTATTATAGTCAGGCCTGGTGAGAAGATACCAGTAGACGGAAAGATTATTGACGGTAACTCCTCAATTGATGAATCAATGCTTACAGGAGAAAGCCTCCCGGTAGAAAAAAAGACAGGGGATATGGTAATCGGTGCAACCATAAACAAATTTGGCGCCTTCACATTTGAGGCTACCAAAATAGGGAAGGATACTGCTTTATCACAGATAATCAAGATGGTTGAGGATGCACAGGGTTCAAAAGCACCCATACAAAAAATTGCCGATCAGGTTTCAGGAATATTTGTACCTGTTGTAGTAGGTATATCTCTCATAACTTTTCTTATTTGGTATCTGGGCGCCGGGAATCTTACATCCGGTATCGTAAGTGCCGTAGCTGTGTTGGTAATTGCTTGCCCATGTGCTTTAGGACTGGCGACACCAACTGCCATTATGGTTGGTACAGGCAAAGGGGCGGAAAACGGTATTCTTATCAAAGGTGGAGAACACCTTGAAACTGCATATAAATTGAATGTTGTAGTGCTTGATAAAACGGGAACTATAACAAAAGGTCAGCCCGAAGTTACTGATGTATTAACATTGAGACAGATGGATGGTACTGAAGCTCTTAAACTTGCTGCAATAACTGAAAAGAAATCAGAGCATCCTCTTGGAGTGGCTATATATGAAAAAGGCAGGAGGGATTTTGGCAATCTGAAAGATCCAGAACAATTTGAAGCCATCCCGGGTAGAGGTGTAAAATCTGTTATTGAAGGAAAAGTTATATATATAGGTACAAGAAAGCTTATGAAAGAGAAAAATATAGATCTGGGTGATGTAGAAACAACAATAGCAAATCTCGAGGATGAAGGAAAAACAGCAATGCTTATGGCTGTAAACAATATACTCGAAGCAGTTATAGCAGTTGCCGACACACTGAAGGAAAATTCAAAGGAAGCTATAGATGAACTTTTAAAAATGGGTATAGACGTATACATGATAACAGGTGATAATAAAAGGACAGCAAGTGCAATAGCAAAACAGGTAGGTATAAGTAATGTATTAGCAGAAGTTCTTCCAGAAAACAAGGCAGAAGAAGTCGAAAAGCTGAAAAAGCAGGGGAAGGTAGTTGCCATGGTTGGCGACGGCATAAATGATGCTCCGGCCCTTGCAACTTCAGATATAGGTATGGCTATAGGTACAGGAACCGATGTCGCTATCGAGGCGGCGGATATTACACTTATGAGAGGTGACTTAAGAACTATCCCTGCCGCGATCAGATTATCGAGAAAGACTATGAATAAGATCAAGCAAAATTTATTTTGGGCATTCTTTTACAATATCATCGGAATTCCATTTGCCGCCTTTGGCTTGCTTAACCCTATGATTGCAGGTGGTGCGATGGCTTTCAGCTCTGTATCGGTTGTATCCAATTCGCTAAGCTTGAAGAGTTTTAATCCTATTCCAAAAGCAGAGGATATTGATCTGGAAGCATGGAAAAATGCCGAATGGAAGTATAAAAATCCTAAAAAGGATAATAAATAA